The following coding sequences lie in one Bordetella genomosp. 9 genomic window:
- a CDS encoding HAD family hydrolase encodes MSDVIALVFDFDDTLAPDSTSGFLASIGVDTASFWKEQVDPLLFQQDWDPVPAYLYRMIELSRAGTHGLITRERLREWGARLPLHDGVTTVFQRLRDAVREVQPQVSLEFYLISSGIGDVVRATPIADVFTEIWASEFVYGEDGGIAFPRRIVSFTDKTRYLFHIQKGIIGKDFRNKPFEVNRKVPEDRLRVPFEQMVFVGDGYTDIPCFSLIRRAGGFAFGVWDPRHRDKRSRAWGFIEEGRVSNLNQARYDEDAELYQWLEEAVTSLAHRIALKSRVYRG; translated from the coding sequence ATGTCCGACGTCATCGCCCTGGTATTCGATTTCGACGATACGCTCGCGCCCGACAGCACCTCCGGCTTTCTGGCGAGCATCGGCGTGGACACCGCCAGTTTCTGGAAAGAGCAGGTAGACCCGCTTTTGTTTCAGCAGGATTGGGATCCCGTGCCCGCCTATCTGTACCGGATGATCGAACTGTCCCGCGCCGGTACGCACGGGTTGATCACACGGGAGCGGCTGCGCGAATGGGGCGCGCGCCTGCCTTTGCACGATGGCGTGACCACCGTGTTCCAGCGCTTGCGCGACGCCGTGCGCGAAGTCCAGCCGCAGGTGTCGTTGGAGTTCTACCTGATCTCCAGCGGCATCGGGGATGTGGTGCGCGCCACGCCGATCGCCGATGTGTTCACCGAAATCTGGGCATCCGAATTCGTCTATGGCGAAGATGGCGGCATCGCCTTCCCGCGCCGCATCGTCAGCTTCACCGACAAGACGCGATACCTGTTCCATATCCAGAAAGGCATCATCGGCAAGGACTTCCGCAACAAGCCCTTCGAGGTCAACCGTAAAGTGCCGGAGGATCGTCTGCGCGTGCCTTTCGAGCAAATGGTTTTCGTGGGCGACGGCTATACCGACATTCCGTGCTTTTCCCTGATCCGGCGCGCGGGCGGCTTTGCGTTCGGGGTATGGGATCCGCGTCATCGCGACAAGCGCAGCCGCGCCTGGGGTTTCATCGAGGAAGGCCGCGTGTCCAATCTGAACCAGGCGCGGTACGACGAAGACGCCGAACTCTATCAATGGCTGGAAGAGGCCGTGACCAGCCTGGCGCATCGGATCGCGCTCAAGTCGCGGGTGTACCGTGGGTGA
- a CDS encoding extracellular catalytic domain type 1 short-chain-length polyhydroxyalkanoate depolymerase, whose amino-acid sequence MQSKLTRLFFSTARKVARLQRNALRAGLPPWMDPLAPKRAKPKPRPKPVPKPVLKTKTKTKAKTTPKAFPSKPALKAEPRATSPARTAKRAAPAARHPADAPFTPDPQAFAGAWRAHIYRTPPVPGAWPVRLSYFVYVPPRLAKGGPMLVMLHGCEQSALDFAWGTRMHREADREGVLLVYPQQSRQAQRHRCWHWYQPDAAHGYAEADAIAGILRGVAAEYGVDTSRIYIAGLSAGASMAALVALRHPRWIAALGMHSGAVLGAAHSAAEGLRVMRHGTRRSPEQTMPPLLAADSAFPGMPAIIVQGGRDAVVDPRSGRQLLEQLAWANGIGLEKRMPPREYGAGTPGAYTRTEALAGRDAVVALCLVPGLGHAWSGGDGRVRFHARQGPDASQLLWRFFRNRRRLPAPAFEP is encoded by the coding sequence ATGCAAAGCAAGCTCACCCGGCTGTTTTTCTCGACCGCGCGCAAGGTGGCACGACTGCAACGCAATGCGTTGCGTGCGGGATTGCCGCCGTGGATGGATCCGCTCGCGCCCAAACGAGCGAAGCCCAAGCCCAGACCTAAGCCCGTACCGAAGCCCGTACTGAAGACGAAGACGAAGACAAAGGCGAAGACAACGCCCAAGGCTTTTCCATCCAAGCCGGCGTTGAAGGCCGAGCCGCGCGCGACGTCTCCTGCGCGCACCGCAAAGCGGGCCGCGCCAGCGGCGCGCCATCCGGCGGACGCGCCGTTCACGCCCGACCCGCAGGCCTTCGCCGGGGCCTGGCGGGCGCATATCTACCGCACGCCACCGGTGCCCGGCGCCTGGCCCGTACGGCTTTCCTACTTCGTCTACGTGCCGCCGCGGTTGGCAAAAGGCGGCCCCATGCTGGTGATGCTGCATGGGTGCGAGCAGAGCGCATTGGACTTCGCGTGGGGCACGCGCATGCACCGCGAGGCGGATCGGGAAGGCGTGCTGCTGGTTTATCCCCAGCAGTCTCGGCAGGCGCAGCGACACCGCTGCTGGCACTGGTATCAGCCCGACGCCGCTCACGGTTATGCGGAGGCCGACGCCATTGCCGGAATTCTGCGCGGCGTCGCGGCCGAGTACGGCGTGGATACGTCCCGCATCTATATCGCCGGCCTGTCCGCTGGCGCCAGCATGGCCGCCCTGGTGGCATTGCGCCATCCGCGCTGGATCGCGGCCCTGGGCATGCATTCGGGGGCTGTTCTCGGCGCTGCGCACAGCGCAGCCGAGGGACTGCGGGTCATGCGGCACGGCACGCGGCGATCTCCAGAGCAAACCATGCCGCCGCTGCTTGCGGCCGACAGCGCCTTTCCCGGCATGCCGGCCATCATCGTGCAGGGCGGCCGCGATGCCGTGGTGGATCCGCGCAGCGGACGGCAGTTGCTGGAGCAACTGGCCTGGGCGAACGGCATCGGCCTTGAAAAGCGCATGCCGCCGCGTGAATACGGCGCCGGCACGCCAGGCGCCTACACCCGCACCGAAGCGCTGGCGGGCCGGGACGCGGTGGTTGCGCTGTGCCTGGTGCCCGGACTGGGGCACGCCTGGAGCGGCGGCGACGGCCGGGTGCGTTTCCACGCGCGCCAGGGGCCCGACGCTTCCCAGCTGCTATGGCGGTTTTTCCGGAACCGCCGCCGCCTGCCCGCGCCCGCGTTCGAGCCCTGA
- a CDS encoding SDR family NAD(P)-dependent oxidoreductase: protein MTRFTNKVVIVTGAGSGIGAATARRFAQEGASVVLAGRTEEKLRKVADTLPQDRALVCVTDVAQMDQVQRLVKTAVERFGALHVMVNNAGIAPGGRITEASPQDWRNVMSVDVDGVFNGCAAAIPELIKTGGSIVNVSSVSGLGGDWKMSFYNAAKGAVTNFTRALAMDYARDGIRINAVCPSLTRSELTADMFSDRALMEKFAERIPMGRGAEPEEIASVIAFLASDDARFVTGVNLPVDGGLTASNGQPPQG, encoded by the coding sequence ATGACCCGTTTCACGAACAAAGTTGTCATCGTCACCGGCGCTGGCTCCGGCATCGGCGCCGCCACGGCGCGCCGTTTCGCGCAAGAGGGGGCAAGCGTGGTTCTTGCCGGCCGCACCGAAGAGAAGTTGCGCAAGGTCGCCGACACCCTGCCGCAGGATCGCGCCCTGGTCTGCGTGACGGACGTCGCGCAGATGGACCAGGTTCAGCGTCTGGTGAAAACGGCGGTCGAACGCTTCGGCGCATTGCACGTCATGGTGAACAATGCGGGTATCGCGCCCGGCGGCCGCATCACGGAAGCCTCGCCGCAGGACTGGCGCAACGTCATGTCGGTGGACGTGGACGGGGTATTCAATGGCTGCGCGGCGGCCATTCCGGAGCTGATCAAGACCGGCGGGTCCATCGTGAACGTTTCCTCGGTATCCGGGCTGGGCGGCGATTGGAAGATGAGCTTCTATAACGCCGCCAAGGGCGCGGTCACCAACTTCACGCGGGCCCTGGCCATGGACTACGCGCGCGACGGCATACGGATCAACGCCGTCTGCCCCAGCCTGACGCGCAGCGAGCTGACCGCGGACATGTTCTCGGATCGCGCGCTGATGGAGAAGTTTGCGGAGCGCATCCCCATGGGGCGCGGCGCCGAGCCGGAAGAAATCGCCTCGGTGATTGCCTTCCTTGCCAGCGACGATGCCCGCTTCGTGACCGGAGTGAACCTGCCGGTGGACGGCGGTCTGACCGCATCGAACGGACAGCCCCCGCAAGGGTAA
- the mdtD gene encoding multidrug transporter subunit MdtD, translated as MKESSSQRGMLWVVAAGFFMQSLDTTIVNTALPAMAASLHEAPLAMRPVVVAYSLAMAMLTPASGWLADRFGTRRVYFVSILIFVLGSLFCAMSSTLPQLIVARVVQGVGGSMLLPIGRLSILRSIRGDDYIAALALISVAGQVGPMIGPMTGGWLVQALSWHWIFLINLPIGILGLAAVRRYIARGSLAAAPGFDFVGFALLSTCMVAFSLAMEGTDGPDRAGYGAGLIALSALAVAAYVAHARHRPRPLFRLALFRDTTFSVGLLGNLVSRIGSSGVAFLVPLLLQLQMGYTPLHAGMMMFPIALAALITKRWVTPLVRRFGYEAFLSVNTVVVGVSIMSFALIAPGWPLALQILQLSVFGGANSMQFAAMNSVTLKGLSVEDAGSGNSLFSMVQMLALSLGVSLGGGMVGLFSHGPHADGAGFRLTFLCVGGITLLSTLIFRRLALRPARGSA; from the coding sequence ATGAAGGAAAGTTCGTCGCAGCGCGGCATGTTGTGGGTAGTGGCCGCGGGTTTTTTCATGCAGTCCCTGGATACGACCATCGTCAACACGGCCTTGCCGGCCATGGCGGCCAGCCTGCACGAGGCGCCCCTGGCGATGCGGCCCGTCGTCGTGGCGTACTCGCTGGCCATGGCCATGCTGACCCCGGCTTCGGGCTGGCTGGCGGACCGGTTCGGCACCCGCCGCGTCTACTTCGTTTCCATCCTGATCTTCGTGCTCGGATCCCTGTTCTGCGCCATGTCGTCCACCTTGCCGCAATTGATCGTGGCGCGCGTGGTGCAGGGCGTGGGCGGCTCCATGCTGCTGCCGATCGGGCGGCTCAGCATATTGCGGTCGATACGCGGCGACGATTACATCGCCGCGTTGGCCTTGATTTCCGTGGCCGGGCAAGTCGGCCCCATGATCGGGCCGATGACCGGCGGATGGCTGGTGCAAGCGCTGAGCTGGCACTGGATTTTCCTGATCAACCTGCCGATCGGCATCCTGGGACTGGCGGCGGTGCGGCGATACATTGCGCGCGGGTCCCTGGCCGCTGCGCCGGGCTTCGACTTCGTCGGCTTCGCGTTGCTGTCCACCTGTATGGTGGCGTTCTCGCTGGCGATGGAAGGCACGGACGGGCCTGACCGCGCCGGCTACGGCGCAGGGCTGATCGCGCTCAGCGCGCTTGCCGTGGCGGCATATGTGGCGCACGCCCGGCATCGCCCGCGCCCCTTGTTCCGTCTGGCGTTGTTTCGGGACACCACATTCAGCGTCGGGCTGCTGGGCAACCTGGTTTCCCGCATCGGCAGCAGCGGCGTGGCCTTTCTGGTGCCGCTGCTGCTGCAGCTGCAGATGGGCTATACGCCGCTTCACGCCGGCATGATGATGTTTCCCATCGCGCTGGCGGCCCTGATCACCAAGCGCTGGGTCACGCCCTTGGTGCGGCGCTTCGGCTATGAGGCCTTCCTGTCGGTGAATACCGTGGTGGTGGGCGTGTCGATCATGTCCTTTGCCCTGATCGCGCCGGGATGGCCCCTGGCGCTACAGATTCTTCAGCTGTCCGTGTTCGGCGGCGCCAACTCCATGCAGTTCGCCGCCATGAACAGCGTCACGTTGAAGGGCCTGAGCGTGGAGGACGCCGGCAGCGGCAACAGCCTGTTCTCCATGGTCCAGATGCTGGCGCTCAGCCTGGGTGTGAGCCTGGGCGGCGGCATGGTCGGGCTCTTCTCGCACGGCCCGCATGCGGACGGCGCAGGCTTTCGCCTGACTTTCCTGTGCGTGGGTGGCATCACGCTGCTTTCCACGCTCATTTTCAGGCGACTGGCGTTGCGCCCCGCACGCGGCAGCGCCTGA